One window from the genome of Brachyhypopomus gauderio isolate BG-103 unplaced genomic scaffold, BGAUD_0.2 sc82, whole genome shotgun sequence encodes:
- the LOC143493179 gene encoding lipoprotein lipase: protein MGKECVLLLVFGLSLISGDVHIKLTETPFASNSSGWIEDYGHIESKFSVRTEEFPDEDVCYLVPGRRDSVSTCNFKTGAQTFLIIHGWSVAGLFESWVSKLVSALFERESGANVVVVDWLDRASHHYPTSAQNTRLVGMDVAKFINWLESLGYPLEKLHVLGYSLGAHVAGIAGNLSGNKVNRITGLDPAGPTFEHADRPRRLSNDDAEFVDVLHTNTRGTPDLSIGIQRPVGHVDIYPNGGTFQPGCSLQNAMRMITTHGLHNVDQVVKCSHERSVHLFIDSLVNQDRQSLAYRCSSKDAFNRGLCLSCRKNRCTRLGYNTSKVRSTRGVRMYLKTRDAMPYKVFHYQVKVHLFSQKDMSLENQPVIISLFGTRDESNNIPVVVRSMTTNTTVSFLVACDTDIGDLLILTIRWERDSYLSGLFSSNQFTIRRMRIKSGETQARRTFRPKYEDVGVLTQGGDSVVFVRSDESPQSRREARLHRLKMHGSFFKEDDSEMTADMNSEPTANSSEVHRKKTPIQ from the exons ATGGGGAAAGAATGTGTCCTGTTGCTGGTGTTTGGACTTTCTCTGATTTCCGGCGATGTTCACATTAAATTGACTGAAACACCCTTTGCAA GCAATTCCAGTGGTTGGATTGAGGATTATGGTCACATTGAGTCCAAGTTCTCAGTGCGGACAGAGGAGTTCCCAGACGAGGACGTGTGCTACCTCGTCCCAGGGAGAAGAGACAGCGTCTCCACCTGCAACTTCAAGACTGGGGCTCAGACCTTTCTGATCATCCATGGCTGGTCG GTTGCAGGACTGTTTGAGAGCTGGGTCTCGAAGCTGGTGTCTGCTCTGTTTGAGCGTGAGTCTGGCGCCAACGTTGTTGTAGTGGACTGGCTGGATCGGGCCAGCCATCACTACCCCACCTCCGCCCAGAACACCAGGCTGGTGGGGATGGATGTGGCCAAATTCATCAACTGGTTGGAG AGTCTGGGCTATCCCCTCGAGAAGCTGCACGTTTTGGGCTACAGTCTTGGAGCACATGTGGCCGGCATCGCCGGGAACCTTTCTGGCAACAAAGTCAACAGGATCACGG GTCTCGACCCGGCCGGTCCGACCTTCGAACACGCGGACAGGCCGAGGCGTCTATCCAACGACGACGCTGAATTTGTGGATGTCCTACACACGAACACCAGAGGCACGCCGGACCTGAGTATTGGCATTCAGAGACCCGTGGGCCACGTGGACATCTACCCCAACGGCGGCACCTTCCAGCCCGGGTGCAGCTTACAGAACGCCATGAGGATGATCACGACCCACGGCCTGCACA ATGTGGACCAGGTGGTGAAGTGTTCTCACGAGCGCTCGGTGCACCTGTTCATCGACTCGCTGGTGAACCAGGACCGTCAGAGCCTGGCCTACCGCTGCAGCTCCAAAGACGCCTTCAACCGGGGCCTGTGTCTCAGCTGTCGCAAAAACCGCTGCACCAGACTGGGCTACAACACCAGCAAAGTCCGCTCCACCCGCGGAGTCCGCATGTACCTCAAAACGCGCGACGCCATGCCCTACAAGG TTTTCCATTACCAGGTTAAAGTGCATCTCTTCAGCCAGAAAGACATGAGTCTAGAGAACCAGCCCGTGATCATCTCTCTCTTTGGAACCCGTGATGAGAGCAACAATATCCCTGTGGTTGT GCGTAGTATGACCACCAACACGACGGTCTCCTTCCTAGTGGCGTGTGACACTGACATCGGGGACCTCCTCATTCTTACCATACGGTGGGAGAGGGATTCTTACCTCTCTGGGCTGTTCAGCAGCAACCAGTTCACGATCCGCAGGATGAGAATTAAGTCCGGAGAGACGCAGGCCAG GCGGACCTTCAGGCCCAAATACGAGGATGTTGGAGTTCTCACTCAGGGTGGTGACTCTGTCGTCTTCGTGAGATCCGACGAGAGCCCACAGAGCCGGAGAGAAGCGAG GCTGCATAGACTTAAGATGCATGGCAGCTTCTTCAAGGAGGATGACAGTGAAATGACAGCAGATATGAACTCTGAACCTACAGCAAACTCCAGTGAAGTCCACAGGAAGAAGACACCCATACAATAA